In Ascaphus truei isolate aAscTru1 chromosome 2, aAscTru1.hap1, whole genome shotgun sequence, the genomic stretch CTAAAACGTAGTTGCGTAGCCTTTTATATTGCACTGCAAATATATTCAACTCTTACAAGTTAGAACAGTAAAGTCACAGTGCAATGAAACCCCAAAAAGTACATTTCAATATTATCTGAGGCATTCTAAGTAGTAATAATAACAGTTGCATCATTGGGAATATTTTTGAGACTGGTTCTATAAAAGGCATCAACGGCCTGCATGTTAGCCAGCATACTGTGTTTAGGAAAGTTGCGCCTATGCACACATTTAAGTAATGCAGGAATCAGTACAACAACTCAATCAAGATCACAGAGCACATCTATAGTTAAGCGTTTCACACGGTCTCCTCATTAGCAGGACTTAAGGCTAACTACTCCACCCAAAAATGGTAATGAAGATTTAATGCAACGTCTATTGATCTGAGTTGTGTTCTTAAAGGTGATCCCCCCACACTCTTTATAACCTTCAAGCTGTAATGGTTTGATCCTCGGCTGAATATTCACATTCAATTAGCTGGGCTGTCATGGTAATCACGTTTATATGTTTCTGGGCCCGCCTGACCCCAGTGGATGGCGCTAGCTCAAGATGGTTCCTTTTCAAAAGTGGGAGTCTGTTTGCATAAACCATGGTGCATAATCTGCAACTCCATTTCAACCTCAATGGGAGAAAAACAACTATTTACTCTAAGCTAAGAAAAGGCTACAAAGAAGAAACCACAAGACCTGCTTTTTTTTTATTGGCAAATACCTTGAAAATCCTCATGGCATTGGCCTATGTCTCAACTGTGTCTTCCACCCACTTTGTTAATCAAAACATGGGGTCCCCATCCAGCACCAAAGCGTGTAttagtttatatatatgtatgggagggaaaatgaattttatatCATTCATTACAAGGAAGCCCCTTGGAACATTGCAAtcctaataatatatatatatttccagatGACAGAAAAGTATTTGTATCATGtgtcatgtatttgtcatcatgactctgtgcccaggacatacttgaaaatgagagttaACTCTCATTTTATTACTGTATTTCCATTTATAATTAAATACAGTAAAACAAAATAGACAGGCACTTCACTAACTAAAACAAGTTATTAGTGCAAAATAACGACTTCATTCAAATGCATTTGTTGGTGCAGTCTGTCTTTGTTTTGTTTCAGTTATAGTATAGTTCACTTTTCTGTAACTCTACTACCATTTTAGCTGTGTGGCAGAGCTGACACTTTTCTCTGTATGTGCTGCATGATGTTTTCATTTCACGCGATTTCTCAGATACATGTATGCAGACACCCAAGTCCAATCTCAAACAGGATACATCGAAGGAAAGGTTAACACGTTGACAAGTTGTTGCACTTCTAACAGTTTTCAGTACCGTGGAGTCGATAAATTATTTCATTGGAGGCATCTGGGTGCAATTCAGATAGGTATAGAGGTGTATGTGTCAAGCAGAAGTGGTGTTATTCTGGGGCCAAAAAAAACTGCACTTATGTATCAAAAGGACAAATCCCATTGAAAATCAATAAGATGTTTTACCATGACATATACTGTTTGGTGCAGTTTATTTCCCCCCAGAGTTGCACCACGTTTGCATTGGTATAGAACCCCCATAATCATTTGGCTAAATACTTGCTCATTTTTCAATGTCTCCCATCTGCAAACCCAAGGCAAAACCGGTACACAACTACTGCACAAGGTttatgtttttctttaataaatctggtgctgtttttttagccccagttttgcagcctagAAACTTTGACAAATGAGGGGGTTAATGGGGGATTGATTACAAGGATTGATGCATGGACAGTGTGCTAGATAATCATTGTAATATGCGTTACTGCAGTTTGCATAATGTGATATGTAATTACCTTCATTTCTACGGAATTGGTAACTGGGTTGATGAAAGATATATCAGAAAAACAGTTCAGGAATATGAaattcaacaacaaaaaatacataaaaaacaaacatacaaaaaaataaaaaacagaaaaaagccgGTATCTGATATGTGTTCCTATGCGTTTTACGTAAAAGACATGTTTAACCAAAAATCCCTATTGTGCAAAAAGTCAGCATCTATGGGTTCACGGTTTTCTATCTCTCTTTTACAATAGGCACCAGGAAGCAGAAAAATCCTCGATATTACAAAAATAATGATATATTTTTTAAGCTGCGAGTGACTGGGATCTTTGCATGGAAAATAAGGGAAATTGATTTAGTATGTGATTGTGGCTCTGAAATACAGTGCTCCAGTACCTGTGTCCATTGCTGCAGGTTGTTATGCTACATAGCAATTGGACTATTGTTGATATGCTAATGAGGCGATTAGGCTTGTTGGTGAAGAGCTAAAAAAGGGAAAAGTTTCTACCATTAGAGGGAGATCTCTGAGCGTGCACAAAAGCACTGCTCCAGCTTCACTCATTCTGCACGCAAGGCAGAAGGGGCTCTGTACTTTTGTGGGGACAAGGAAGAAAAACAAACCCTATTCCCGACAATCCATGAAAATGCTTTGGAAATTGACAGATAATATCAAATACGAGGAGTGCGAGGTAAGGTCTTACAAGCTTTACGCAGGAGAGATTCTGCCATCGATTGCTGATGCATCTTTGCATTTGTTTTATGGAAAGTAATTTGCTGTTTTCGGATTACTTGGTATCCAGTTTGCATGATGCTTTCAGGACTTTGAAAGGGCTTTTCAACCTCACACTTccaggaatgtgtgtgtgtgtgtgtgtgtgtgtgtgtgtgtgtgtgtgtgtgtgtgtgtgtgtgtgtgtgtttgtgtgtgtgtgtgtgtgtgtgtgtgtgtgtgtgtgtgtgtgtgtgtgtgtgtgtgtgtgtgtgtgtgtgtatatatatatatatacacacactctcacacacacacacaattcaatATTGTAGTACACAAATTAGTTAATATTTCTTGTATGGTATTAACATGGATGATAATATTGTTGAtaatcattgttttcataactaaACTAAACATTGTAcgcataatataaatatataaaacaaaaataataattaagggtatttttaatctaATTTCTGCTTCTGCAAAGCacatctcccacccaccccccctccccctccccaataactTCTATTGTAATATCTTGAATTATAAAGTCTGGCATCTCTCTATGTGAAAGCGAATTTACAAGAACTCGAGTAGCACACAACTACCTGTCTAACTTTGAACAAAACGAAAAACATTTCATATATAGGACAACATTTATTTGAATCACTCTACTGTCAAAATAGAACATTATTATTCTGGAGTTAAAAAAAATGATGCAATAAGGTAAAAACGAAATTGCAGGTTCACCattatgttgtgttttttttatttcacctTGTAACTTTTATGTCAATAGTTCTGTGATAAATACAACAAATATTAAGTGAGGGCGTACAGAGAATAATACTAATAGAGACTGGTTTCACTGCAGCATGGATCACTGTCTTGTTATGACTTGCAGACAGCAGCAGTGTGTCCCTTGGCGAGAGGTTTTTTGCACGGATTCCCCAAGTGGTTGGGGCAGTTTGCTGCTACACAATTCAGACATGTCTGTATTAAACTGAGCCATTGCAGGTGTGTTTAAATAGAACTCAATTGTGCTGATCTATGCGTGTACATTCATTTTTGTTGATACAGTTATATACAGTCACTTATTGATTTAAtaacttgcattttttttttaaagagagtgAAACATAATGTATTCCCAGTAATGTTTTGCTCCAGTGAAAATCCACTGCAGTATTTTTATGCTGAGCTGTGTGATGCAGGTTTATGTGGTTTGAAATCTGATTATTTAGTAAAGATTGGGACACTCTTGTGAAATAAGAAGAAGTCTAACAAAGAAAAATGATGCCGTTTATGGTGCAAGTTGATAGCAACAACCTCCCCATCCGATAGAGAAAGAGCAGGGCAGGTTCCCTTCACACATTTCCAATTGAGACACTGTAATCTTGGTTTCAGTGTTAGATTAAAGCTTTGTTTTGTTAGGTGTGCATAGTTCTGTAGAAACATGCAGGCAGTAGATGACTGTTGTTATTCTAACCTTAGCCAGCCAGGAGCTCTGTTAAAGTTGAGCATGTAATATTTTGGGGGAGTTGTTTGCTGGAGTTGTAAAGCCAGTCCGACGGGTTTGGAGCAGGAGACACAGCCAGGATCAAGCGGAAGGGAGGCTGCTGCTGAGCCGGGGCGAGCCGAGCTGTGCTGGAGCTGTCCACAGAAGGGCTCCCTGCGCTGCCTTAGGGGACCTTGATGACCACTACACTGAGGCTGATCGGATCTACTCAGAGGGAAACCCAGCATCTCTAGACTGGATCCTCGATGCAAGGCAGGAAATCAGAGCTAAACAATCAGAACAAAGTTCCTCTCTTCCGGGACCTGCATGCACCCACACGCAAACTACTGCTGCCTGTGAGTCTGCTGCTAGGGCTGTGTTTGCCCTTTGTTTGAAATTTCGTTGAATATCTTCACTGGTTTGTGCACGGAAATGAGAACTGGTTTGAATGCTAAAGCACAAACATTGGGACCAAAaagaagaagatttttttttttttttacaaaactgaAAGGAATCAGAAATAATTAGAGCTTTGGGAAGCAGGAGATTCATACGTCTTGCTGGTTGGATTTTCTGAGCCTGTGTTGGCTCATTTGCAGACtatctgtttccttttgttggaAAGGAGGCTTGATTTCTGGGTTGTGTTTGTTGTGGTTGGAGCCCATCAGGCTATGGATCAGGTTCAGAGGACAGGAGATCCGGGCCCATCGGATACAGACATGAAAAGCAAAGGGCTGGAGAGAACAGACAACCTTTCCATTCCCAGCAGCAAGAGGAGGACATCAGACATGCCCATGGCATATCCAGGATATTCCCAGGATTCCCAGGTGCCCATTCGTTTTatttccccccatccctcctttcTGTCACTGCTGatccccacactctggatctctttcACTTGTGCATGGCCTGCAACCTTTAAAatgtcccccccttccctgtgatTCGTCagccagccccctctctccctcactcactttgtgtctctccctctttttccACCCCCTCCACCTCTGATTAGATACACTGATTCTTCATTCAATGGACGTCATTTAGAACAGGCTCTGCCTTGAGTTGCTTCCTCGGTTCACGCTTGATTTCCAGCCATTCTTCCTTTATTAAGCATTCGTGTAATATTAATAGTCATGAATATCTGCTATTAGGAGTCCGAGGAAAGCAGGCTGTATCTGTTAGTAGGAGCTGAACCAACGCAGCAGAAGtcaagagaagaacagagaggggaaaggattAAGGAGAGGAAATATAAACTTTGCATAAAACATCCCTCCCAAAATAGTGATTGTGTTTTCAACATCAAATGAAGAAGAATTTATTCAAGTTCTGATGGATTCTGGTCTTTGGCCGGTGCATAAAAATCGTTGGCTTCATGATTTTATAGTATAACATATTCTAGAGCTGGGTTTTTTCCCCCCACTTCTctttatttttccctggttggtAAATTTTGTCTGTTTTTCTGCCTTGATTTTAATCATCCTCTTCACAGATGTTAGTTCACAGTTTTTCGGCGATGGTGAGTTTTCTTGATCAAATATATCCCGTATTGTTTCTGTTGTGGTTGCCTTTGCTTTGGATCTCGAAGCCCTATTCCTTTAGAAAATATCTCCTTTCCTCGCCTCcctttatatatatctatgtggTTTGTGCCCTGATTTTTATTACCAATTGTATCCGACATGCGATTTTATCTCATGCATCCTGTGTTTTGTACGTGATCAAATGACTCTTTAatattttaaaacatatataatcTGTCTGTTCAATGCTAAACTTAAACATATGCTACAATGCCCTATAATTTAATACATATTTCTTTCACATGTCTTTTCCGCCATGGTTGATTGGAAAAATGTTCTGTACATATTTTAGATATTCTGTTTGGTTTACTGTTTTAATGTGTATTACAATCTTTTATGGCATTAAATGTATTTACTATAAATAACGTATGTGAGCAAAGCTTTGTACACAGCTTGAACACATTGTTACAGAAGGTTCCTTACAGCATATTGAGAAAACAGACATTTTTAATAGAGACAGTCTTGTCACTTAGATCATAACAAATCATTACGATTATATGGGTATGTCTTGCTGTGTACATACGTGTGCAAAAAAGAGCGTTATACCAGAATCCATTGGTGAACATTtctaaaatatttaaatatatcaATTAGGGTACTGATGAACTAAATTCGTTTCAAGTTTCACCCAGTTTTTACTGCTTCTTTCATCTAATTATATAAAAACTGTGTATGTTAGCAAtatattattgtgtgtatatatatatatatatatatatatatatatatatatatatatatatatatataatataaaataatcagTACATTTGTCGcctttaaaatggaaataaaaagggctacataaaaagagaaaatgacttgtttattattattattgtttgaaTGTCTAATATGTTATTTACATACTTTAATTTTGCTTATGTTTTGTGTGCTCTGCAGGATCGCCATGACGGTACCAGCAACGGGACAGCTCGGTTACCCCAGTTAGGGAGTGTGGGTCAATCTCCCTATGCCACCGCCCCAccactctcccacactcccaaTGCTGACTTCCAGCCTCCCTATTTCCCCCCACCCTACCAGCCCATATACCCCCAATCTCAAGATCCCTATGGTCACGTCAATGACCCATATAGTCTCAATTCTCTCCATGCCCAACAACAACCTCAACACCCAGGGTGGCCAGGACAGAGACAGAGCCAAGAGACTAGCCTTTTACACACACACCGGGGTTTACCACACCAGCTCTCCGGCCTGGACCCACGCAGGGATTACAGGCGGCATGAAGATTTATTGCATGGACCTCATGGGCTCAGCTCAGGACTAGGGGACATCCCTATTCATTCCATACATCATGCAATTGAAGACGTATCGGTAAGCCTGGCAAACTTGTTTAATCACTGATAACAGCTATATCCTAATTTAAAACTGAGGGTTAGTCTGCCCATTGTTGTGAAAATGTAATTTTAAAGATATATCaatccaccccacacacacaacagtcataTACATCTGTGCATCTATTGTTGTTCCTATTTTAACACATTAGTCAAAAGGGGGATATGTTGAATGAAGGGCATCTGGCAGAATAATTATACCAGTTTAAAATCCTAGGACCAGAGACAGGATGGATTTGTTGTGTAATAAATAATCTGTCCCTTATAATTGAAGACATGTTATGCAAAATCAGTCTAATATTACTAGAATGTGTACCTGCGCTTGGCACTTATGAAGGAAGTAACAAATGAACCAAGGATATATTAAAGTCCCTTTGCATGTTTTATACAATAAGTGCGATGTGTTATTATCATAAATCATTAGTGAGCTATCAGACTCCACCAGGGCCAACTATTCAACTTCTATTGAATTAAATATATTGAGACGATTGAACAATAAATTATTTTGAGGTAACTCGGTTATCAATGAATGCAATTAAAATATTTTCCAATTAAACATGACATTGGAAATTTACTACACAAAACGTCCAAATTCATGAACACACTAGTGTAAACAAATCAATAGGATTGCATCCACAATTTCCCGTTTTAATCTTGAGACATCTCAATATTATTCATTACAACAGAAAGCCATTCTGATAAAATATCAAGTCAGTACAATGAAAAATCATTTATATTtaataatcattaaaaaaaaaacttcaggGTATTATCCAGAATCGTAGGATTACATATTACTGCAAAATACATGCTGACAGTTTAATGATAACAGTTTCAAATTGCAGATTTAACATTTAGAATGATCTTTTAATTgatataaggaaatgtaaaataatTTGCAGCTTTGAAAATTTGTTAGTgcaatatgtgtttttttttagttgcACTGAAAGACAAATAAAGCTGACTTTGTAGTTATTCCATATTTACAGTACATTTAGTGTTACAGTTGAAAATTCATTTCAGCATTACACATTCTTCCTATGGTATTACACAATTCAAAAATGTAATATTAATTTTCTTTGGTGCAAAATGTAGAAGCAGTTACTAATGATTCAAACACTCCATCTATGAATTTGACATTGTTACTTTTCTAATGAACTATAATTTGTCATAtcacatacatattatattaaaataaattccaTGCCTatcagatataaatatatattaaacatcAGTTGGGGATATGCGTTGCTATTTAATAGAAACTTTCAGTGATAGCCATATTATGTGCTGTGTCTTGTAAACATGTCCTAACTGGGCATGTTCTTGATCATAAATGCTAACAAATCCGAGTCGGGGTTCTGTCAAAACTGTGCTTGTTGAAAATAATTCGCAGCAGAATTAAGATAATATCCAACTCTTGCTGTGTCTGTGTCAACTTTTAATAAAATAGTTAAATGTTCAAAGAGGTccaaaaaaatattgaaaattaGTTAAAGATAAAATAGCACAGTGGGaaattgaaatgtaaatctgagtGTTGAACTAAACATTTCTTGACAGAACCCCAAATCAAAGTATTATGCCACAGTACATTTTCTTTATGGGTTGAGTGTGCAAGCATAAAGGGATCATATTTCCCCATATACTTAAAACACAAGAACTGCAGTAGTCATTTCTGAACATTTCTCAATTTAATTATACTTATATGCAGGAGCACTTTAGGTAAGTTACAAATGAGAGCATTGAGtataataaaacctgtaataaAGCAACTTAGTACCATCCACCCGGAATCATTGAGATCAGGCACAATTAACAGGAGCATAAATCCAGCACCGAATGGAAACTGTTAGAATCAGTATTATTGTTGGACCCAGACTAAGAAGTAATAGGCTTTCAAATGACACTGTGTATGCTTTGTAACGATTCTAGAATCAGCTATTTTAGTATCACTGGCTGCTGCTAATGTGTAAGGAAATGAGAATATTATATAGCTTGTCAGCCTATCAGATTTATTGTAAAATAtgatttattttactttataatGGGGGTTTAAAAATGAGAATTCCACAAATAGCCGACAAAATATAACAGTTTTGCTCTGAAATAAAGCAAACAATTTTGGTTTCTATTTTGACTTAATGTTGCATGCTATTTAGCCACTAGCATAACAGTTTGGAGATCTCAGAGGGACCTGCAATAAGGCGTGATTTACCCATCATCACACAATTATAAATGCATGCATTTTATGGTTGCCATCAATTTCTGCTGCTCTCTCTTTGTCTTGCATCGTTTGGGAACACATTTTTTCCACTCCTTACAATACAAGAACTATTTGAGCATTTGTGAGATATGGCGAAAGAATGTGGAAAAATATAACACAATTTCAATTCTTAAGTTGTATTACTTATTTGTGTTCATTTAACTAACAGTCTCAATTTAAGCTGGGAGTgggaagctttttttttttattgacagGAGCCTCAgaatttcctttttcttttgttatGACAGTGCATTaaaacatttatgtatttttgttgcagCACGTAGAAGACCAAGGTATCAACATCCCAGATCAAACTGTGATTAAGAAAGGTAAGCTACTTTCTTCTGCATTCCAAGCAAGTTCTTACACGCTCTctccatggtaaaaaaaaaaacctagcaGAGCTTCATTTTGAAGTATTTAAAACTTGCTGCCTAAGAAGATGTAGTGTGCAACTAATCTGATCTACATCTCATTCCAAGAAGCTTGCAGTTAATTTCCCTTGTTGTTTCCCTTATAGAAAAAAGATAACAGTCATTCTGTAGTTTATAGATTTTTACATGAAATATATTTGCAAAGACTTCcaaatttgcatatatatatatatatatatatatatatatatatatatatatatatatatatatatatatatatatatatatatatatatatatatatatatatatatatatatatatagacacacacacacacacacacacacacgcacacacacacatacacacacatacacatgctcgtGTTGAGATTTTCCTGTTATAATTGACTTTGGGTGATTTGgttgatattgttttttttattatgctGAAAATTCGTCTCAGGGCTTTTGTTGTGGGCATTGATTGTACAATAGATATAGTTttctattattaataatattattatttaagaTCATTCGTTATTGTTAGCAGCACGTGTGGGTGAATAAAGCGTCGTGTTAACAACACACTGTTCTTCGCCAGAAGGTGATGCTGTGTATATTTATTCTAATTTCAAAATCAAATCGTAACAATGAGAAATGTCTTATAGTTTCATATTTTGTTCTGTTTTTGTCAAGTGCAATTTGATTTAGCAGAGATGGATCTTAAGAGATGCTCCTTCCAAGTCAACATGATAATTGGCTCTTTTATTAGTAATCTCAAGAGTTCGTTTAACTCCTATTGTCTCTATTAGCCTCCCCAGAGCTATTAATGTCACAAGTGATGTATCCACAGCCGAGAACCCCCATACGTTTGAATATCCCCACCAAATTAGATGCACAGACCATCCATACCCCAGATGATTATACGTTTAGTTACATTGCAGTGCATTTACATTCAGGGCATATTGTGAAGAAATATGCACTCCTGCGTGCATATTATGGATTGAGCTGTGTGTGGTGGATTTCCTGAAATTGGTGCTCTTTCTTAAAATCAAATTTCGAGAGTGGATATGTTTGTAATGCAGCTTTTGAACAATGTTAGCGGGACACATTGTTCAGTGTTTGCTGGAGCCACTGTATGTGATTTCATTGGCTTGTTGttgtttgatttatatatattttctctcaAGACATCCTATTGTGTATACAAGTTTATATGTGATTtccgcactttaaaaaaaaatcatccatGTTAAGCAATTTCCTGAGGTGGTCTAGGGGCCTGTTAGGTACAAATACAACCATTTTTCTGTTAAACAACTGCAAAGATgtaagtaattaaaaaaaaacaaagtgtgGACATAATGCTAAGAGGTGAATCTGCACCATTATCATTTAGATGGAACATACATCAGCAAAGGAGAATGAGCATAACAATTGCTTAGCTTCCCCTATGCAATGATCTGTTTTTCCTGCACAATATATTGCAAGGTTattattcaaaaatatatatatatattttccttgatAATGTTTTTATCGGCGTTTATTTATTTTGCTAAAACTGGAAACtgcaaaagtaaataaaaaaaaatggttatCAGTAAATATATTAATTGTACCGACCAAAATACATTGTCAAATCACATAACTAAATTACCACTGGATTAGTAGTGTATTTTTAAACAaggttaaaaatgtattgaaccaTGTTGTCTTGGATTTGATCATTCGAAAACCATTGTATTGTGTTTGCTATGGGTGTGGGAAAATCTATGTGTAAATGGGGGGAGATTTGGGCTTGAATGTTCTTGGACGGCACTGATAATATGGGATATGACAGAGGCCCCCTTTTAAATATCACTTTGGGTTGAACATTCTCTAGTGTATTGTGCTGCAACCTTCTCTGTTGGGTGAGGCTGCATGTGGGGGTGTATCATACTACAGAACTATCTAACTTTAATCAGTAATTAAATCAGACAGCCTTTTCCCTCAACTAGACATTCTGCAGTACAGCTGCCACTTTCTGCCTGAACGTGGCGCTTAAAGACCTCTATGCTTCCTACGCTTTCTCTGCTCTCCAGGTTAACCCTGATCGCTGCTGGCTGGGCTGGGATTACACTGTTTGCCAATTATCAAGCAAATGGATAACACATACAATAGTTGTAGTAGTAGTATTAGCAGAAGCAGCAGTAACAATcatcctaataataataataataataatatcataatCAACAACGCCTTCCAATTTATTTACATATCAAAGGCATTCATGCTGCCACCTCTTGAGTGGAAACAAATGTATGGTGATCTGTTAAAAGGAACTATTTTCTATACCTACACTAGGAAGCTGGGATTGAACCCACAACTCTGTGTATTTAGTCACAACTCAAACATCACGGTGTGTTGATCACAAGTGGGATACATTGAACCCCTCGAGTTCATTGGCATCATTGTGATTCTTCTTCTTGCAGGGCCTGTATCATTATCTAAATCCAATAACCATGCGGTGTCGTCCCTCTCTCTCAACAAAGACAGTCTCTTCGGTGGAGTAGTCAATCCCAACGAGGTGTTCTGTTCAGTTCCTGGCCGCTTGTCTCTTCTAAGCTCAACTTCAAAGTACAAGGTGACTGTGGCTGAAGTGCAGAGACGGCTGTCCCCGCCCGAGTGCCTCAATGCTTCACTGCTGGGAGGAGTGCTTAGAAGGTGAGGGCTTGTTTGCTGTATCTACACTGTGTAGATGGGACAGTGTATTTAGCTTGTGTTGGAGGGTACTGCACATGCCTTCCAGTGTCTTCTCTTTATTGGGGGCGAAATCAGATCTACACAACCAACAGGTCTAAACCAATGAAAGAGGCTCATTTTTAATTTAGTCTAAGTGtattaataacatacaaaatCACCCAGGTATTTTCTAAAGATCTATTTGGCCTTGAGTTGATAAAATCTACATTAAGTTTCctagagaaaaaacaaaacaatattgtTTTGTACTAATGCACTTTACTTGTATTTAGTCTTACTTTCTTTGTGACAATCTCTTTtctgaatatatatttttgttattgattattattcatttaatgtgaaaacaaaacacaccaaaaaaaaaccccagtggttTAGCACCCAATGTTTTGACATCAAACGTCAGTTTTTATTCGGAAAGATGACATGTGTTTCCTGTTATTAGCTGGCAGTGGGCACCCGAATATTTGAGGGTGGTTTTATGGGGTCAGGTGAATAAgaacaggctcagacagtcctggtttT encodes the following:
- the TFAP2A gene encoding transcription factor AP-2-alpha isoform X3, with amino-acid sequence MISLLAKMGDWQDRHDGTSNGTARLPQLGSVGQSPYATAPPLSHTPNADFQPPYFPPPYQPIYPQSQDPYGHVNDPYSLNSLHAQQQPQHPGWPGQRQSQETSLLHTHRGLPHQLSGLDPRRDYRRHEDLLHGPHGLSSGLGDIPIHSIHHAIEDVSHVEDQGINIPDQTVIKKGPVSLSKSNNHAVSSLSLNKDSLFGGVVNPNEVFCSVPGRLSLLSSTSKYKVTVAEVQRRLSPPECLNASLLGGVLRRAKSKNGGRSLREKLDKIGLNLPAGRRKAANVTLLTSLVEGEAVHLARDFGYVCETEFPAKAVAEYVNRQHSDPNEQVTRKNMLLATKQICKEFTDLLSQDRSPLGNSRPSQILEPGIQSCLTHFNLISHGFGSPAVCAAITALQNYLTEALKAMDKMYLNNNPNSHSDNSNKSGEKDEKHRK